The following are encoded together in the Blautia obeum ATCC 29174 genome:
- the pyrF gene encoding orotidine-5'-phosphate decarboxylase, producing the protein MINKLIEKIRKTNAPIVVGLDPMLNYIPKHIQENAFAEFGETLEGAAEAIWQFNKGIVDATYDLIPAVKPQIAMYEQFGIPGLQAYKKTVDYCKSKDLVVIGDIKRGDIGSTSAAYAVGHLGHVQVGSKKYAGFDEDFATVNPYLGSDGVKPFIEVCKEENKGLFILVKTSNPSSGEFQDRIMDGRPLYEWVGEKVAEWGADHMGKEYSYIGAVVGATYPEMGKVLRKLMPKTFILVPGYGAQGGKGSDLVHFFNEDGLGAIVNSSRGIIAAYKQEAYAEFGELNYADASRKAVEVMIKDISGALKNR; encoded by the coding sequence ATGATCAATAAGCTTATTGAAAAAATCCGCAAAACTAATGCACCGATCGTTGTAGGTCTGGATCCGATGCTGAATTACATACCGAAACATATCCAGGAAAATGCCTTTGCAGAATTTGGAGAGACTCTGGAAGGTGCAGCAGAAGCAATCTGGCAGTTCAATAAAGGAATCGTAGATGCAACATATGACCTGATTCCTGCAGTAAAACCACAGATTGCAATGTATGAGCAGTTTGGCATTCCGGGACTGCAGGCATACAAAAAGACCGTTGATTACTGTAAATCAAAAGATCTTGTAGTCATTGGTGATATCAAGCGTGGAGACATCGGATCCACATCGGCAGCGTATGCAGTTGGACATCTGGGACATGTTCAGGTAGGATCCAAGAAATATGCAGGATTTGATGAGGATTTTGCAACAGTTAATCCATATCTGGGTTCGGATGGAGTGAAGCCATTTATCGAAGTCTGCAAAGAAGAAAATAAAGGTCTGTTTATTCTTGTAAAGACATCCAATCCTTCCAGCGGCGAATTCCAGGATCGTATCATGGACGGACGCCCACTGTATGAATGGGTAGGAGAGAAAGTTGCCGAGTGGGGCGCAGATCATATGGGTAAAGAATATAGCTATATCGGAGCTGTAGTTGGCGCAACTTATCCGGAAATGGGAAAAGTACTTCGCAAGCTTATGCCAAAAACATTTATCCTGGTACCTGGATACGGCGCACAGGGTGGAAAAGGCTCTGATCTGGTGCATTTCTTCAATGAAGATGGTCTTGGTGCAATTGTAAACTCATCCAGAGGAATCATTGCAGCATACAAACAGGAAGCATATGCGGAATTTGGAGAACTGAATTATGCAGATGCTTCTCGTAAGGCAGTGGAAGTGATGATCAAAGATATCAGTGGAGCCCTTAAGAATCGCTAA
- a CDS encoding DegV family protein: MSYKIVIDSCGELLDEWKKDPRFESVALTLSVGGENIIDDENFDQASFLKKVADCPECPKSACPSPERYMRAFDCDADHVYAVTLSAELSGSYNSAVLGKSLLQEENPGKQIYVFNSKSASVGQSLIAMKIQECEEAGYSFEKVIETVEAYIADQHTFFVLDNLETLRKNGRLSKVKALVASALKIKPVMGSTDEGAICQLDQARGMNKALVKMAQNIVDKTKDSENKILAISHCNCRERAVLLKNALEERMPVKHIVILDTAGVSSMYANDGGVIVAV; this comes from the coding sequence TTGAGCTATAAAATTGTCATAGATAGTTGTGGGGAATTATTGGATGAGTGGAAAAAAGATCCTCGCTTTGAGTCGGTAGCACTGACTTTGAGCGTTGGTGGTGAAAATATTATAGATGATGAAAATTTTGACCAGGCTTCTTTTTTAAAAAAAGTAGCTGACTGCCCGGAATGCCCAAAATCGGCATGCCCGTCACCGGAACGCTATATGAGGGCGTTTGACTGTGATGCGGATCACGTATATGCAGTTACGCTTTCAGCAGAACTTAGTGGCTCGTATAACAGTGCTGTTCTGGGAAAAAGTCTTTTGCAGGAAGAAAATCCTGGTAAGCAGATTTATGTGTTTAATTCGAAATCGGCATCTGTCGGACAGTCCCTGATTGCGATGAAAATACAGGAATGTGAAGAAGCTGGGTATTCATTTGAGAAAGTAATTGAGACAGTAGAAGCATATATTGCTGACCAGCACACGTTTTTTGTTCTGGATAATCTGGAAACGCTTCGCAAAAATGGAAGACTCAGTAAGGTAAAAGCTCTTGTGGCAAGCGCATTAAAAATCAAACCTGTCATGGGCTCTACAGATGAAGGAGCAATCTGTCAGCTGGATCAGGCAAGAGGCATGAACAAAGCTCTTGTAAAAATGGCTCAGAACATTGTAGACAAAACAAAAGACAGTGAAAATAAAATCCTTGCAATTTCTCACTGCAACTGCAGGGAGAGAGCAGTGCTTCTGAAGAATGCACTGGAAGAGAGAATGCCTGTAAAACATATCGTTATTTTGGATACTGCGGGAGTAAGCAGTATGTACGCTAATGATGGCGGTGTGATTGTAGCTGTATAA
- a CDS encoding cold-shock protein encodes MNKGTVKWFNAEKGYGFITGEDGADVFVHFSAINGEGFKSLDEGQAVTYDLTEGARGMQAANVTKL; translated from the coding sequence ATGAACAAGGGAACTGTAAAATGGTTCAACGCAGAAAAAGGCTATGGCTTTATCACAGGAGAGGACGGCGCTGACGTATTCGTTCATTTTTCTGCAATCAATGGTGAAGGATTCAAATCACTGGATGAAGGACAGGCTGTAACTTATGATTTAACAGAAGGCGCTCGCGGAATGCAGGCTGCTAACGTTACAAAATTATAA